A window from Moritella yayanosii encodes these proteins:
- a CDS encoding glutamine synthetase family protein, translated as MFNPREVKTVVDAKHIIEQRGLSHIKVGLFDTDGIMRGKYMSKKKFFSSLDSGFSFCDVVLGWDAKDQLYDNVEYTGWHTGYPDAPVRILPETCRNVPAEGDMLLFIAEFSDQAEAICPRGTLRRVLERADRMGFDVTAAFEYEFFMFKETPESVREKGYKNLTPLTPDYFGYSMIRNSVHADLHHQIMALGEEMDFPLESLHTETGPGVLEAAIAYDGAQDAADKAALFKTFIKVWAQRNNLMATFMAKWSSDWPGQSGHMHISLKDKNGKAVFHDPNNDYNMSDTQRHFLAGQQKYMPEFLAMIAPTVNSYSRMVPGLWAPLDATWGVENRTTALRVIPGSAKSQRIEYRLGSADANPYLALAAALASGLMGIEQKLEPHAQVKGNAYEQDHPDALSLPRTLFDAARKLKRSEAAKELFGQAFVAHYAATREWEERQFRKQVTDWELERYFEII; from the coding sequence ATGTTCAATCCAAGAGAAGTGAAGACAGTTGTCGATGCCAAACATATTATTGAACAACGTGGTTTAAGCCATATCAAAGTAGGTTTGTTTGATACTGACGGTATTATGCGTGGTAAGTATATGAGTAAAAAGAAATTTTTCTCTTCTCTTGATAGTGGTTTTTCATTCTGTGATGTGGTTTTAGGCTGGGATGCAAAAGATCAGCTCTACGATAATGTTGAATACACAGGATGGCATACTGGCTATCCTGATGCTCCCGTGCGTATTTTACCTGAGACTTGTCGCAATGTGCCTGCCGAAGGCGATATGTTGTTATTCATTGCCGAATTCAGCGACCAAGCCGAAGCGATTTGTCCTCGTGGTACGCTACGCCGTGTATTAGAGCGTGCCGACCGTATGGGCTTTGATGTCACCGCTGCTTTTGAATATGAATTTTTCATGTTTAAAGAGACACCAGAATCAGTACGAGAAAAAGGCTATAAAAATCTAACGCCACTGACCCCAGATTATTTTGGCTACTCCATGATCCGTAATTCAGTGCATGCAGATCTACATCATCAAATCATGGCGCTAGGTGAAGAGATGGACTTTCCATTAGAGAGTCTGCATACCGAAACTGGCCCAGGGGTATTAGAAGCGGCTATTGCTTATGATGGGGCGCAAGATGCTGCAGATAAAGCAGCATTATTCAAAACCTTCATTAAAGTTTGGGCACAACGTAATAATCTAATGGCTACCTTCATGGCGAAATGGTCAAGTGATTGGCCGGGACAAAGTGGTCATATGCATATATCGTTAAAAGATAAAAATGGCAAAGCGGTGTTTCACGATCCGAATAATGATTACAACATGAGTGATACTCAACGTCATTTTCTGGCTGGTCAACAAAAATACATGCCGGAATTTTTAGCGATGATCGCTCCGACGGTGAACAGCTATAGCCGTATGGTGCCTGGATTATGGGCACCGCTTGATGCTACTTGGGGGGTCGAAAATCGGACCACTGCACTGCGGGTTATTCCGGGTTCGGCAAAATCTCAGCGTATTGAGTATCGTCTAGGTTCTGCCGATGCCAACCCTTATCTTGCACTCGCAGCCGCATTAGCGTCTGGCCTTATGGGCATAGAGCAGAAATTAGAACCACACGCGCAAGTGAAAGGTAATGCCTATGAGCAAGACCATCCTGACGCATTATCTCTACCTCGAACATTATTCGATGCCGCGCGTAAACTAAAACGCTCTGAAGCCGCTAAAGAGTTATTCGGCCAAGCGTTTGTTGCGCATTATGCCGCTACTCGTGAGTGGGAAGAACGTCAATTTAGAAAACAGGTGACTGATTGGGAATTAGAACGTTATTTTGAGATCATCTAG
- a CDS encoding aldehyde dehydrogenase family protein, with the protein MTSKRQLQQTYSPIDNSVYVERALASSEDVNDTLQKAVEAQANWLHVTLQERAAICYKMVDAFIANEDEIANQLCWMMGRPIQYARGEVAGLAERARYMIDVADEALATIRLPENTGFLRYIKREALGTAFVIAPWNYPYLTAINVIIPAIMAGNCVVLKHSAQTPLCAEQLFNAFQKAGLPAGVFQYLHLSHADTEAVIKDRRIDYVAFTGSVAGGVMVESASCGRFIGVGLELGGKDPAYVRADADIEHAVATCIDGAFFNSGQSCCGIERIYVDSRVFDEFVCKSVDLVKGYQLGRPDDIYTTLGPMVKASAAGFVRSQIQDAISKGAIAHIDANDFPLDKVGTPYLAPQLLTNVNHQMRVMTEESFGPVVGIMKVDSDEEAIALMNDSEFGLTASVFTQDIDIAVAIGEQLETGTFFVNRCDYLDPALAWTGVKNSGRGCTLSALGYESLTRPKSFHIKILQ; encoded by the coding sequence ATGACGAGCAAAAGGCAACTACAGCAAACCTATTCACCCATCGATAATTCTGTTTACGTTGAGCGTGCTCTCGCCAGTAGTGAAGACGTTAATGATACCTTGCAAAAGGCGGTTGAGGCTCAAGCTAATTGGCTCCATGTTACGCTGCAAGAACGCGCTGCGATCTGCTATAAAATGGTCGATGCTTTCATTGCTAATGAAGATGAAATTGCCAATCAATTATGTTGGATGATGGGGCGTCCGATTCAGTATGCACGCGGTGAAGTCGCAGGTTTAGCAGAACGCGCTCGTTACATGATTGATGTAGCAGATGAAGCCTTAGCGACTATCCGATTGCCTGAGAATACAGGTTTCCTACGATATATTAAACGTGAAGCGTTAGGAACTGCCTTTGTTATTGCCCCGTGGAATTATCCTTATCTCACCGCGATCAATGTCATTATACCTGCAATCATGGCGGGAAACTGCGTGGTATTAAAGCATTCCGCACAGACGCCATTATGTGCGGAACAATTATTCAATGCCTTTCAAAAAGCCGGTTTACCGGCTGGCGTATTCCAATATTTGCATCTCAGTCATGCGGATACCGAAGCAGTGATCAAGGATCGTCGCATTGATTATGTGGCTTTCACTGGTTCGGTGGCGGGTGGCGTTATGGTTGAAAGCGCCAGTTGCGGGCGTTTTATTGGTGTTGGTTTAGAGCTCGGCGGTAAAGATCCGGCTTATGTCCGTGCAGATGCCGATATCGAACATGCGGTCGCAACTTGTATTGATGGAGCATTTTTCAATTCCGGACAGTCTTGCTGTGGTATCGAGCGTATCTACGTAGATAGCCGCGTGTTTGACGAATTTGTCTGCAAGTCTGTCGATCTCGTTAAAGGTTATCAGCTTGGGAGACCTGATGATATCTACACCACATTAGGTCCGATGGTAAAAGCGTCAGCGGCTGGGTTTGTGCGTTCACAAATACAAGATGCCATTTCTAAAGGGGCTATTGCGCATATAGATGCGAATGATTTTCCGCTGGATAAAGTCGGAACGCCTTATCTGGCCCCGCAACTATTAACCAATGTGAATCACCAAATGCGGGTGATGACCGAAGAAAGTTTTGGTCCTGTTGTTGGCATCATGAAAGTCGACAGTGATGAAGAAGCAATCGCGCTCATGAATGATTCTGAGTTTGGCCTCACTGCATCGGTATTTACCCAAGATATCGACATCGCTGTCGCGATTGGTGAGCAATTAGAAACAGGAACTTTCTTTGTTAATCGTTGTGACTACCTCGATCCCGCATTGGCGTGGACGGGGGTTAAAAATTCGGGACGAGGCTGTACGCTATCTGCGTTAGGTTATGAGTCGTTAACGCGTCCCAAATCATTCCACATTAAAATTTTACAATAG
- a CDS encoding iron-containing alcohol dehydrogenase, protein MKLNQFTANWHYPTAIRVGIGRIQELPTTCQELGMASPLFITDPGLADLAMVQDALANCQQAGLKCGVFSQIKGNPTGENVTDGVSAYCRGEHDGVIAFGGGSALDAGKAVALMVGQDRPLWDFEDVGDNWLNVRTQSMAPVVAVPTTSGTGSEVGRASVITDSEHHIKRIIFHPNMLPAIVILDPQLSVGLPANLTAATGMDALSHALEAYCTNGYHPMAEGIALEAIRLIKDYLPRAVEDGRDLEARAQMMTASTMGSTAFQRGLGGMHALAHPIGALYDSHHGLLNAILMPYVLKANRSAIEAKLTRLSRYLELEEPNFDSFLDWVLTLRLQLGIPHSLGEIGIDAERVTEIGMMAEQDPSAGGNPIAFDAQQYADICLSAIHGDL, encoded by the coding sequence ATGAAACTTAATCAATTTACGGCTAATTGGCATTATCCCACTGCTATTCGGGTTGGTATTGGTCGCATTCAAGAGCTCCCCACGACTTGCCAAGAGTTAGGCATGGCATCGCCATTATTCATTACCGATCCAGGTCTCGCTGACTTAGCAATGGTGCAAGACGCGTTAGCCAACTGCCAGCAAGCAGGCTTAAAATGTGGTGTTTTTTCACAAATTAAAGGCAATCCAACAGGCGAAAATGTCACCGATGGGGTGAGTGCATACTGTCGTGGCGAGCATGATGGTGTCATCGCATTTGGTGGAGGATCTGCATTGGATGCAGGTAAAGCCGTGGCCTTGATGGTCGGGCAGGATCGTCCTCTCTGGGATTTTGAAGATGTGGGTGATAATTGGTTAAACGTGCGTACTCAAAGTATGGCTCCTGTTGTCGCAGTACCAACCACATCAGGCACAGGTTCTGAAGTAGGCCGAGCGTCGGTGATCACGGATAGTGAACATCACATTAAACGCATTATTTTTCATCCGAATATGTTGCCTGCTATCGTGATATTAGACCCTCAATTGAGCGTTGGCTTACCTGCTAATTTAACAGCGGCAACGGGTATGGACGCATTATCCCACGCCTTAGAAGCGTATTGTACGAATGGTTATCATCCAATGGCGGAGGGCATTGCACTAGAGGCTATTCGTCTGATTAAAGACTATCTACCGCGTGCAGTAGAAGATGGACGCGATCTTGAAGCGAGAGCGCAAATGATGACTGCGTCGACGATGGGCTCAACTGCTTTCCAACGCGGCCTTGGCGGCATGCACGCGCTGGCTCATCCTATCGGCGCGCTTTACGATAGTCATCATGGTTTATTGAACGCCATCTTAATGCCATATGTATTAAAGGCCAATCGCAGTGCCATTGAGGCCAAGCTAACGCGTTTAAGCCGTTACTTAGAGTTGGAAGAACCTAACTTTGACAGCTTTCTCGATTGGGTTTTAACCCTGCGGTTGCAACTCGGAATTCCCCATTCTCTGGGTGAGATTGGTATTGATGCTGAGCGTGTAACTGAAATCGGAATGATGGCAGAGCAAGATCCATCAGCAGGCGGTAATCCCATTGCATTTGATGCGCAGCAATACGCCGATATTTGCTTGTCTGCGATACATGGCGATCTGTAA
- a CDS encoding glutamine amidotransferase-related protein translates to MKLGILQCDDVRSSLQPDFGNYASMFETLFQQSGDSLELRFYLVIDGQFPLHIDECDTYICSGSQWGVNDDEPWIRELEDFIRALYAASKGLVGICFGHQLIAKALGGEVETSPLGWGVGIAHANVLTEPSWMQPQQDNIALVVCHQDQVCKLPRSATVLMSNDFCPYSMFQVDSHFLGLQGHPEFTAQYSAVLMEQRRDIIPADTINSAMDSLNYQADDKLITKWILAFLRQTLVTRPLVRT, encoded by the coding sequence ATGAAGCTCGGTATTCTGCAATGTGATGATGTACGAAGTAGTTTGCAGCCTGATTTTGGTAATTATGCGTCTATGTTTGAAACGCTATTTCAGCAAAGCGGTGATTCATTAGAACTTCGTTTTTATCTGGTGATAGATGGTCAGTTTCCATTACATATTGATGAATGTGATACTTACATTTGCAGTGGTAGTCAATGGGGGGTTAATGATGACGAGCCTTGGATCCGCGAACTGGAAGATTTTATTCGTGCGCTTTATGCTGCGAGTAAAGGCCTGGTCGGTATTTGCTTTGGTCATCAACTCATCGCGAAAGCACTGGGCGGGGAAGTCGAAACAAGCCCACTTGGTTGGGGAGTCGGTATTGCTCATGCTAATGTGTTAACAGAGCCAAGTTGGATGCAGCCGCAGCAAGATAATATCGCGTTGGTGGTTTGTCATCAAGACCAAGTCTGCAAGTTACCCCGTAGTGCAACAGTATTGATGAGCAATGATTTCTGCCCGTATAGTATGTTCCAAGTGGACTCTCATTTTCTTGGCTTGCAAGGACACCCAGAGTTTACCGCGCAATATTCTGCAGTACTGATGGAACAGCGTCGCGATATTATTCCTGCCGATACCATCAACTCAGCGATGGACTCTCTCAACTATCAAGCCGATGATAAGCTCATCACCAAGTGGATCCTGGCATTTTTAAGGCAAACTCTGGTTACGAGGCCCTTGGTGCGAACATAA
- a CDS encoding YnfA family protein — MFELKTIALFFVTAIAEIIGCYLPYLWLKQDKSILLLIPAAASLALFAWLLSLHPDAAGRVYAAYGGVYIFVAILWLWGVDGIKPTMWDMIGASIALVGMAIIMFAPRAS, encoded by the coding sequence ATGTTTGAATTAAAAACTATCGCACTTTTTTTCGTCACAGCTATTGCTGAAATCATTGGTTGTTATTTACCTTATCTTTGGCTTAAACAAGATAAGAGTATATTACTGCTGATCCCTGCGGCAGCAAGTCTTGCGCTATTTGCATGGTTGCTATCACTACACCCTGATGCGGCCGGTCGTGTGTATGCTGCATATGGTGGTGTCTACATTTTCGTGGCCATACTATGGCTCTGGGGAGTTGATGGTATTAAACCAACGATGTGGGATATGATTGGCGCTTCAATAGCGCTTGTGGGTATGGCCATTATTATGTTCGCACCAAGGGCCTCGTAA
- a CDS encoding methylated-DNA--[protein]-cysteine S-methyltransferase, translating to MRESVDNRIKRGLNATFVEQNDDVLEQTKNQLEEYFLGERSVFDIPLILVGTDFQKSIWHTLEGIKYGKTATYLDLALSIGNENAVRAVGNANGANGLVIIIPCHRIIGSQGELVGYGGGLSLKKRLLELEQNLFI from the coding sequence ATGAGAGAATCAGTTGATAACCGTATTAAACGGGGCCTTAATGCTACCTTTGTCGAACAAAATGACGACGTTTTGGAGCAAACAAAAAACCAACTAGAGGAGTATTTCCTTGGTGAACGCAGTGTGTTTGATATTCCGCTGATATTGGTCGGCACAGATTTCCAGAAGTCGATATGGCATACACTCGAGGGTATAAAGTACGGTAAAACGGCGACGTATTTAGATTTAGCATTATCCATTGGCAATGAAAATGCTGTCAGAGCGGTTGGCAATGCCAATGGCGCGAATGGATTGGTGATAATCATTCCTTGCCATCGTATTATAGGTAGCCAAGGAGAGCTAGTCGGTTACGGCGGAGGCTTGTCATTAAAGAAACGTCTATTAGAGTTAGAGCAAAACCTATTTATCTAA
- a CDS encoding pseudoazurin yields MINRKIIAVVALMTCSTALQAAEHTVKLLTSSANGMMVMEPGYLKIASGDSVKFVPSDASHNASAYSIPTGAAKFNTPMGKTETVSFKNEGIYIYNCTPHLALGMVGVIQVGSAVNIEQTNTAVAQLSTKIMMNKERLAGYIAQIK; encoded by the coding sequence ATGATTAACCGAAAAATTATTGCTGTAGTAGCATTAATGACATGTAGTACCGCATTGCAAGCCGCTGAGCATACTGTCAAACTGCTAACGTCATCTGCTAATGGCATGATGGTAATGGAACCTGGCTATCTTAAAATAGCTTCAGGTGACAGCGTTAAATTTGTGCCTTCGGATGCAAGCCATAATGCGAGTGCTTATTCAATACCAACAGGTGCTGCAAAATTTAATACGCCAATGGGTAAAACAGAAACCGTTAGTTTTAAAAATGAAGGTATCTATATTTATAATTGTACTCCTCATTTGGCGCTTGGGATGGTTGGGGTTATTCAAGTTGGTTCAGCTGTGAATATCGAACAAACGAATACTGCAGTAGCTCAGCTATCAACAAAAATTATGATGAATAAAGAGCGCTTAGCTGGCTATATTGCACAGATCAAATAA
- a CDS encoding electron transfer flavoprotein subunit beta/FixA family protein, translating to MKILVAVKRVVDHKVNIRVKPDETGIETANVKMVINPFCEIAIEQAVRFKEQGSADEVVLVCIGPKEAEAQLRAGLALGADRAILIRTEEEVQSLDVAKLLHKVVQQQLPDLVLLGKQAIDTDNNQTGQMLAALTDMPQGTFASDIVFTVPNKVKVTREVDGGLVTLALHLPAVITVDLRLNTPRYASLPNIMKAKRKIITMISPDSLGVSLSPRLTTLKVESPPVRQAGVKVADVADLVDKLQLQAKVI from the coding sequence ATGAAGATATTGGTCGCAGTGAAGCGGGTTGTCGATCATAAGGTCAACATCAGGGTTAAACCGGATGAAACGGGCATTGAAACCGCGAATGTGAAAATGGTGATTAATCCATTTTGTGAGATCGCGATTGAACAAGCTGTGCGTTTTAAAGAGCAGGGCTCGGCTGACGAAGTTGTCTTGGTTTGTATAGGTCCCAAAGAGGCGGAAGCGCAATTACGGGCGGGATTAGCCCTCGGTGCAGATCGCGCCATTCTGATTAGAACCGAGGAAGAAGTTCAATCCCTTGATGTCGCTAAATTACTGCACAAAGTCGTGCAACAACAACTACCCGATCTCGTGCTACTGGGTAAGCAAGCCATTGATACCGACAACAACCAAACCGGACAAATGTTAGCTGCACTCACCGATATGCCACAAGGTACGTTTGCTTCTGATATCGTCTTTACTGTCCCGAATAAAGTCAAAGTGACCCGTGAAGTGGACGGTGGTTTAGTCACGTTAGCCTTGCATTTACCTGCCGTAATTACTGTAGATTTACGCTTAAACACCCCACGATATGCCTCACTGCCTAATATTATGAAAGCAAAACGCAAAATTATCACCATGATATCCCCTGACTCTTTGGGGGTTAGTTTATCCCCGCGGCTGACCACGCTTAAAGTCGAATCGCCACCAGTACGGCAAGCTGGGGTTAAAGTGGCTGATGTCGCTGACCTAGTAGATAAATTACAGTTGCAAGCAAAGGTGATCTAA
- a CDS encoding electron transfer flavoprotein subunit alpha/FixB family protein has translation MAILIVAEHDNHAIQPATLSVLTAASEIAAHTRDGELHLLIIGHECESVVAITQGIAGLSKILVADHQIYQFPLAENMAALIVSLVQDQSQDENQTYDKKQYSHIITSAGTTGKDYQPRVAALLDVAQISGIISVESADTFKRPIYAGNAIATVQSSDVIKVLTVRSSAFTAVSLTADSFKKESLTTEALAIEWQVPVVELAAQADSGKSAFIKAELTQSTRPELTTAKVVISGGRGMQNADNFELLYTLADQLNAAVGASRAAVDAGFVANDLQIGQTGKIIAPDLYIAVGISGAIQHIAGITGSKVIVAINNDADAPIFDVADYGLVADLFDVLPELTAALEVKK, from the coding sequence ATGGCGATACTGATAGTAGCAGAGCATGATAATCATGCCATTCAACCTGCGACGTTAAGTGTATTGACTGCGGCATCAGAGATAGCGGCGCATACTCGCGATGGGGAGTTGCACTTGCTTATTATTGGCCATGAATGTGAGTCTGTGGTTGCAATCACACAGGGCATAGCGGGTTTGAGTAAAATATTGGTAGCCGATCATCAAATTTACCAATTTCCCTTAGCTGAGAACATGGCCGCGTTAATTGTTTCGTTAGTCCAAGATCAAAGCCAAGACGAAAACCAAACGTATGATAAGAAGCAATATAGCCATATAATTACCTCAGCAGGTACTACAGGTAAAGACTATCAGCCTAGAGTAGCGGCCTTGTTAGATGTGGCGCAGATCTCGGGTATCATCAGTGTTGAATCTGCAGATACCTTTAAACGGCCTATCTATGCGGGCAATGCCATTGCCACGGTACAATCGAGTGATGTGATCAAGGTTTTAACTGTGCGCAGTAGTGCGTTTACCGCAGTGTCATTAACTGCCGATTCGTTTAAAAAAGAGTCGTTAACAACAGAGGCGTTAGCAATAGAATGGCAAGTGCCTGTTGTTGAGTTAGCTGCGCAAGCGGACAGTGGCAAATCAGCGTTTATTAAAGCGGAACTGACGCAATCAACTCGGCCAGAATTAACCACGGCTAAGGTTGTTATTTCGGGTGGACGAGGGATGCAAAATGCCGATAACTTTGAGTTGCTTTACACACTCGCAGATCAGCTAAATGCGGCAGTAGGCGCGAGTCGTGCGGCGGTCGATGCCGGGTTTGTGGCGAATGATTTACAAATAGGGCAAACAGGTAAAATAATTGCCCCCGATCTGTATATTGCCGTGGGTATATCGGGTGCGATCCAACATATCGCGGGTATCACAGGTAGCAAGGTAATTGTCGCCATCAATAATGATGCCGATGCGCCCATTTTTGATGTTGCTGACTATGGTTTAGTTGCTGACTTATTTGATGTGCTGCCAGAGTTAACTGCTGCCTTGGAGGTGAAAAAATAG
- the glgC gene encoding glucose-1-phosphate adenylyltransferase produces the protein MQDTITVILAGGMGARLAPLTDNRAKPAVPFGGKYRIIDFTLTNCLHSGLRRILVLTQYKSHSLQKHLRDGWSIFNPELGEYITVVPPQMRKGDKWYSGTADAIYQNLWLLSRSDAKYVVVLSGDHIYRMDYAPMLQRHKETGADLSIACMEVPVAEAPNFGVMAIDENQRIVEFTEKPTQPSPLPNDPEKSLASMGIYIFTTDALVDALEQDADNPDSNHDFGQDIIPKLIDKQKVYAHQFGGSTGRVSVDDYWRDVSTIDSLYQANMDLLQPVSPIDLYQRDWGIRTYEPQLPPARTTSSDTGNEGIFINSLISNGVLIAGGSVQNSVLSSNVKINDGATVSASILFDDVEVGEYCQLLNCIIDKHVKIPPRTKIGVNRAEDAARFTISERGIVVVPESYKFE, from the coding sequence ATGCAAGATACAATAACGGTAATCCTCGCAGGTGGCATGGGCGCCCGCCTTGCCCCGCTCACTGATAACAGAGCCAAACCTGCGGTGCCTTTCGGTGGCAAATATCGAATCATCGACTTTACCTTAACCAATTGCCTTCACTCCGGTCTAAGACGTATTCTGGTACTTACCCAGTATAAATCGCATTCATTGCAAAAACATTTACGCGATGGTTGGTCTATCTTCAACCCTGAACTCGGTGAATACATTACCGTTGTTCCACCACAAATGCGTAAAGGAGATAAATGGTATAGTGGTACTGCAGATGCTATTTATCAAAACCTGTGGCTATTATCCCGTAGTGATGCCAAATATGTCGTGGTACTCTCAGGCGATCATATCTATCGAATGGATTACGCGCCCATGCTACAACGCCATAAGGAAACAGGCGCAGACTTAAGCATAGCTTGTATGGAAGTACCTGTTGCAGAAGCGCCAAATTTCGGGGTCATGGCCATCGACGAAAACCAACGCATTGTCGAATTTACTGAAAAACCGACACAGCCCTCGCCATTACCCAATGATCCAGAAAAGAGTTTAGCGTCAATGGGCATCTATATTTTCACCACTGATGCGCTAGTCGATGCGTTAGAACAAGACGCTGACAACCCAGATTCTAACCATGATTTCGGTCAAGATATTATACCAAAACTGATTGATAAACAGAAAGTCTACGCGCATCAATTTGGCGGTTCGACAGGACGGGTGTCGGTGGATGATTACTGGCGTGATGTGAGTACTATCGACTCGTTATATCAAGCCAATATGGACTTGCTACAACCGGTTTCACCTATCGATTTATATCAACGCGACTGGGGCATTAGAACCTACGAGCCACAACTACCACCAGCAAGAACAACGTCATCAGATACCGGTAATGAAGGGATATTTATCAATTCACTTATTTCTAACGGGGTACTTATTGCAGGTGGTTCTGTGCAGAACTCGGTCTTATCTTCGAATGTAAAAATCAACGACGGCGCAACGGTTTCGGCCAGTATCCTGTTTGATGATGTTGAAGTCGGTGAGTACTGCCAGCTGCTGAATTGCATTATCGATAAACATGTGAAGATCCCACCAAGAACCAAAATAGGGGTGAACAGAGCAGAAGACGCAGCGCGATTCACCATTTCAGAACGCGGTATTGTTGTCGTACCAGAATCTTATAAATTCGAGTGA